A DNA window from Ignavibacteriales bacterium contains the following coding sequences:
- a CDS encoding BatA domain-containing protein has product MTFLNPLFLFGLVAAAVPIILHFLNLRKLRIIEFSTLSFLKELQQTKIRRLKLKQILLLIIRTLIIIFIVLAFARPAMRNYFWGIIGTNAQSTIIIILDDSFSMARRDANGELLSQAKQSALSITNIIKEGDEVYFLRLSELPEATIESATHDINRLRKYIDETKISNITRPIDDAIRLSAKFLSQSNNANKEIYIISDNQSTLYTQSITKKHLSLGDMNARLILMPIGQTDQINCCVDSIEIASTIFEIAKPIIIRASIKNFNEHAIPNLLASVYLDGKRVAQKNLSLNGYGTTKAEFSVLPKKNGFNNGYIQIENDAISQDNIRYFSFYIPEILDVTFIANSENEIRLPRLALASSLLGNANRSISAKFLSNNKLTSAEISRTQSIICTNLQTFSEQQLLILKNFVTDGGGLIIFPDDKIEIARFNNTISNLFNISPIGNIIGSKTTPVNLTFNKIDYDHPLFIGMFEKNEKTIKDQQIESPSIYKTVTFKPNAAARTIITLSDNSPFLTQYSTGRGKIFLFSVSPSLDWSDFPIKGIFAPLLHRTTLYASSSSQRIFNFITGDQPSVAIKNISQDSSISERKMSYRLLLPDGVQEPLKPSSATAESKNRPYETKFVIRKVDIPGNYQIFSDRSCLHSFPVNINSSESDTRTITEDNLQKYFSQFGVEPLILTNVGEHGERYKQILEARFGSELWKYFIIIALLLAIAEMIIARDNRKSIAQSGQNI; this is encoded by the coding sequence ATGACTTTTTTAAATCCCCTGTTTCTTTTCGGATTGGTTGCCGCCGCAGTCCCCATTATTCTTCACTTTCTTAACCTTCGCAAACTCAGAATAATTGAATTCAGTACTTTATCATTTTTAAAAGAACTCCAACAAACAAAAATCAGACGTCTTAAACTGAAACAAATTCTCTTGCTGATTATCCGCACTCTGATTATAATTTTTATTGTACTCGCATTTGCCAGACCTGCGATGCGGAATTATTTTTGGGGGATAATCGGAACAAATGCCCAATCAACAATCATCATTATATTGGATGATTCATTCAGTATGGCCCGAAGAGACGCGAATGGAGAATTATTATCACAAGCAAAACAATCGGCATTGAGTATAACGAATATCATTAAGGAAGGTGATGAAGTTTATTTCCTCCGATTATCGGAACTTCCGGAAGCGACAATTGAATCGGCAACGCACGATATAAATCGTCTTCGAAAATATATTGATGAAACAAAAATATCAAACATTACACGCCCTATTGATGATGCAATCCGATTATCGGCAAAATTTTTATCACAATCCAATAACGCAAACAAAGAAATTTATATTATTTCGGATAATCAAAGCACACTCTACACTCAATCGATTACGAAAAAGCATCTTTCGCTCGGTGATATGAACGCCAGATTAATTTTAATGCCTATAGGCCAGACCGATCAGATCAACTGTTGCGTCGATAGCATAGAAATTGCAAGCACTATATTCGAGATTGCGAAACCAATCATTATCCGGGCTTCGATTAAAAATTTTAATGAGCATGCAATACCCAATCTTCTGGCTAGTGTTTACCTCGATGGTAAACGAGTCGCTCAAAAGAATCTTTCACTCAATGGTTATGGAACAACTAAAGCAGAGTTTTCGGTTCTCCCGAAGAAAAATGGTTTTAACAACGGATATATCCAGATCGAGAATGATGCAATCTCTCAAGACAACATCAGGTATTTTTCTTTTTACATTCCAGAAATATTAGACGTGACATTTATTGCAAACTCCGAAAATGAGATCCGGCTTCCGCGACTTGCGCTTGCTTCATCACTGTTGGGCAATGCAAACCGCTCGATATCGGCGAAATTCTTGTCGAACAATAAACTAACATCGGCTGAAATATCCCGAACCCAGTCGATAATTTGCACAAATCTTCAAACATTTTCCGAACAACAGCTACTCATTCTAAAAAATTTCGTTACCGATGGCGGTGGACTGATAATATTTCCTGACGATAAAATTGAAATTGCACGATTCAATAACACTATCTCAAACCTCTTCAATATTTCCCCCATCGGAAATATTATTGGATCAAAAACTACTCCCGTGAATCTTACATTCAACAAAATCGATTACGATCATCCGTTGTTTATCGGAATGTTCGAGAAGAATGAGAAGACTATCAAGGATCAACAGATTGAATCACCATCGATTTATAAAACGGTGACCTTTAAACCGAATGCAGCAGCGAGAACCATTATTACGCTATCGGATAATTCTCCGTTTCTCACACAATATTCCACCGGACGCGGTAAAATATTTTTATTCTCAGTTTCTCCGTCATTAGATTGGTCGGATTTTCCAATAAAAGGAATATTCGCCCCTCTTCTGCATCGTACAACTTTATATGCATCCTCCTCAAGCCAGCGGATATTCAACTTCATAACAGGTGATCAGCCGAGTGTCGCGATAAAAAATATTTCCCAAGATTCTTCCATCTCCGAACGCAAAATGAGTTATCGACTCTTACTTCCCGATGGTGTTCAAGAACCACTGAAACCGTCATCAGCGACAGCAGAGAGTAAGAACAGACCGTATGAGACTAAATTCGTGATAAGGAAAGTAGATATCCCTGGTAATTATCAGATTTTTTCAGACCGATCTTGCTTGCATTCATTTCCCGTGAATATAAACAGTTCAGAATCGGATACCAGAACGATAACAGAGGATAACCTGCAAAAATATTTTTCACAATTCGGCGTTGAACCGTTAATACTTACTAATGTAGGTGAGCACGGTGAGAGGTACAAACAAATTCTCGAAGCGCGCTTTGGTTCTGAGTTATGGAAATATTTTATAATTATAGCACTTCTGCTGGCAATCGCAGAGATGATTATCGCCCGTGACAATCGTAAATCTATTGCACAAAGTGGACAGAATATATGA
- a CDS encoding site-specific integrase: MSCIFREKKSGIYYIVSSSNGKRIWKSTKTRDRKKAQQLFSSHTPIKIETNQPQLLSQCIKEYVSFVETTYASKTLEIYKTALDHLITNTGDIRVDSITSRNIDLYKVVRMKDVSPTTVNIELRALRTFFNVLKRWEIVDKNPCQGIKQIRIPEQTPLFFNEEQQMDLIKAISERWLQEIVIFALMTGARRGEIINLQWSDINFETKTITIQSSLSYQVKTGKLRTIPMNETVYTLLKDKPVKEGLVFKGKKGKKANDNFVSEKFREFVRKNGFDKRLHFHSLRHSFASVLVKKGVSLFQVQRLLGHSSSKITEVYAHLQSSDMHQVVDVLKL; this comes from the coding sequence ATGTCGTGCATTTTCCGAGAAAAAAAGAGCGGAATATATTACATCGTTTCTTCTAGTAATGGCAAAAGAATCTGGAAGTCCACCAAAACACGAGATAGAAAGAAAGCTCAGCAATTGTTTTCCAGTCACACTCCAATAAAAATAGAAACGAACCAACCCCAATTATTGTCACAATGCATAAAAGAGTATGTTTCTTTCGTAGAGACGACGTATGCCAGCAAAACATTAGAGATCTATAAAACCGCTCTAGATCATTTAATCACAAACACAGGAGATATTAGAGTCGATTCTATTACTTCCAGAAATATTGACCTTTATAAGGTTGTTCGCATGAAAGATGTCTCCCCGACCACTGTGAATATTGAACTCAGAGCTTTACGCACATTCTTCAATGTTCTAAAACGATGGGAGATTGTTGACAAAAATCCTTGTCAAGGTATAAAGCAAATAAGGATACCGGAACAGACCCCTTTATTTTTCAATGAAGAGCAACAAATGGATCTGATCAAGGCGATCTCAGAACGATGGCTTCAAGAGATCGTAATCTTTGCACTAATGACTGGGGCAAGGCGAGGTGAAATAATAAACCTCCAATGGAGTGATATAAACTTTGAGACTAAAACAATCACAATACAAAGTAGCTTGAGTTATCAGGTGAAGACGGGAAAGCTGAGGACTATACCAATGAATGAGACCGTCTACACTCTCCTCAAGGATAAGCCAGTAAAGGAAGGATTAGTATTCAAGGGGAAAAAAGGCAAGAAAGCTAATGATAATTTCGTAAGCGAGAAATTTCGGGAATTTGTCAGGAAGAATGGTTTTGACAAGCGACTTCATTTTCATTCGCTTCGACATTCTTTTGCGAGCGTGTTAGTAAAGAAAGGAGTATCATTGTTTCAAGTCCAAAGATTACTAGGTCACTCCTCCTCGAAAATCACGGAGGTCTATGCGCACTTACAAAGCTCTGATATGCATCAAGTTGTTGATGTCTTGAAATTATGA
- a CDS encoding zf-HC2 domain-containing protein, whose amino-acid sequence MKTEEIFELIPFYLAGTLSKEEKEEFEAELRLNEELKKEISFWRKVKSAAILHNKHKEHASTDEIALYINGELSEDSNQWKRIENHLATCDICRDEAIILKKYYPKDGFVRKMISILENSATEFFEHSGELFKSLWQKPMRLVYVSASLIIITVGILYLPSLMKTSTGTGEIRISYLSVNRGDEDQYAEYTISAKDTAIDFIISIPYDSASSNNYSYRLDGDSGKTTLLSDVIIPSGQKPNEMVFLKINLSSTIFRTNGPFIMRIFDKLDNGIEKIYDYPFIIRFE is encoded by the coding sequence ATGAAGACAGAAGAGATATTTGAACTTATTCCTTTCTATTTGGCAGGAACATTAAGTAAAGAAGAAAAAGAAGAGTTTGAAGCAGAACTCAGGTTAAATGAAGAATTAAAGAAAGAAATTTCATTTTGGAGAAAAGTGAAATCGGCTGCAATCCTTCACAATAAGCACAAAGAGCACGCATCAACAGATGAAATCGCCTTATATATTAATGGTGAATTAAGTGAAGATAGTAATCAGTGGAAAAGAATTGAAAACCATTTAGCCACTTGTGATATTTGCAGGGATGAAGCAATAATCCTAAAAAAGTATTATCCAAAAGATGGTTTCGTGAGAAAAATGATTTCGATTTTAGAAAATAGTGCGACCGAATTCTTTGAACATTCTGGTGAATTGTTCAAATCTCTCTGGCAAAAGCCAATGAGGTTGGTATATGTGAGTGCTTCGTTGATTATAATTACAGTTGGTATTCTTTATTTACCTTCCCTAATGAAAACATCCACAGGAACTGGTGAAATCAGAATATCATATTTATCAGTGAATAGAGGAGATGAAGATCAGTATGCCGAATATACCATATCGGCCAAAGACACTGCTATAGATTTTATAATTTCGATTCCTTATGATTCAGCATCATCGAATAACTATTCATACCGGCTGGATGGAGATTCGGGGAAAACGACTTTGCTAAGCGATGTCATTATCCCATCAGGACAAAAACCAAATGAAATGGTTTTTCTGAAAATAAATTTATCGAGTACTATCTTCCGAACAAATGGGCCATTTATAATGAGAATATTTGATAAACTTGATAATGGAATAGAAAAAATTTATGACTACCCATTTATTATTAGATTTGAATGA
- a CDS encoding sigma-70 family RNA polymerase sigma factor — MRDIELINEFCAYLDRKGPSTTYKKVVGWIQEGFNFYSYKLKQVNLLATESIKKIVEPLVSEALWKTLCISKTFRGESSLETFVWGVTLKKMLDVRKSEISYLKHYNDVYYDEHSENDDDSQNRSSAIFQDKESLNPHEELELRENVLMIEQVMREFSQQDQELLNYALIDKLPREEIAIKMGMSIPNVKTTISRKRSKIKERIKEVFDVTI, encoded by the coding sequence ATGCGAGATATAGAACTGATAAACGAATTCTGTGCATACCTGGATCGAAAGGGACCATCAACAACATACAAAAAAGTTGTGGGATGGATTCAAGAAGGTTTCAATTTTTATTCGTATAAATTGAAGCAAGTCAACCTTCTCGCGACTGAATCAATAAAAAAAATAGTCGAACCGCTTGTATCGGAAGCACTATGGAAGACCTTATGTATTTCAAAAACATTCCGGGGTGAATCGAGTTTAGAAACATTTGTGTGGGGCGTAACACTTAAAAAAATGCTTGACGTGCGGAAATCAGAAATTTCATATTTGAAACATTATAATGACGTTTATTACGATGAGCATAGCGAGAATGATGATGATTCTCAAAATAGATCATCTGCAATATTTCAAGACAAAGAATCCTTGAATCCGCACGAAGAGCTTGAGTTGCGCGAAAACGTATTAATGATCGAGCAGGTTATGCGCGAATTCAGTCAACAAGATCAGGAATTACTTAATTATGCCCTCATCGACAAATTACCGAGAGAAGAAATCGCTATAAAAATGGGAATGAGCATTCCTAACGTCAAAACCACTATTTCACGAAAAAGAAGTAAGATAAAAGAAAGAATTAAAGAAGTTTTTGATGTAACCATTTAA
- a CDS encoding CHAT domain-containing protein yields MNYTYDKIIKPFYHFGLLCFITILLQSCKNDTTLKLRYEAIRLDSLAQIEDSLSNYLSAKNYYNSALSIYLKVGDRTNSADIYSNLGFVYANLNQFDSSRIFHHKSLETQKILHDTLSMAASYNNLGYIYQQMNQYALSNSYLDSSLYLLNILHDDSNFVNPLTTKGLNFSFLGQYDKALEIHSNALYLWGKYKDSSILAGVLMNIGYDYYNLKDYSNALNSLARALNISRILEYDAYIGYAQGLISLVLNAQQKYSDAAKYADSALSISLRLGQKQDEGAAYYKLGMIFLNSGYPEKAIDNLNKAAFIFRKLGTPEREGMVYYQMMRAFIKSRKPSTAIIYGKSAVNILQLIRASIKSLDKDLQHDYLRSKENVYRELAELLIKQSRYPEAQQIMNMLKEEEYFEYIRGEAQDTISLNLQAVFSQLENNQSENINNILDSLASYSLEFYQLRTKSLLNDEQNKRYYLLLDRIRRSNEKYNMFLDELEDKLSSSPEQMPKIKDLRETENLVEVLRKLGPRTVAIYTIMEESKLNLILMTGEVNKWKGVSVSSNLLNKDIDLFISQLRDPKQDPVPMAKKMYDLIIRPFEADLKRMNADEILWSLDGKLRYVPISALHNGKNFMVDLYRNIIIIPRNIGWLLDKEHKQWEILGFGVSKPHGEFRSLPSVYDELAGIVKGKHNSTGNGFIPGYVKLDEKFTLNTMLSDLRNPAPIVHVASHFKLAPGDFTNSFLLLGDGSILTMQEFKNLPKVFSGVDLFTLSACNTAMGTSANGGEVENFATLAQRQGAKVILATLWPVQDNSTAELMKHFYRFKYENNKLSIAEALQNAQLFLLNGNIAKSENQSQSSANSLHQKYSHPYYWAPFILIGNSQ; encoded by the coding sequence ATGAACTATACTTATGACAAAATAATTAAGCCGTTCTACCATTTTGGATTGTTATGTTTCATAACAATCCTCCTGCAAAGTTGCAAGAATGATACTACTCTAAAATTAAGGTACGAAGCAATCCGACTTGATTCATTAGCACAAATTGAAGATTCATTAAGCAATTACCTTTCTGCAAAAAACTATTACAATTCTGCTTTGTCTATATATTTGAAAGTTGGCGATAGAACAAATAGCGCTGATATTTATTCAAATTTAGGATTTGTATATGCAAACTTAAATCAATTTGATTCTTCGAGAATATTTCACCACAAATCTCTCGAAACGCAAAAAATTCTTCATGACACATTATCAATGGCAGCATCCTATAACAATCTTGGCTACATTTATCAACAAATGAATCAATATGCTTTATCAAATTCTTATCTTGATTCATCACTTTACTTATTGAATATCCTTCATGACGATTCTAATTTTGTTAATCCTCTGACTACTAAAGGTTTAAATTTCTCTTTTCTAGGGCAATACGATAAAGCGTTGGAGATTCATTCAAACGCTTTGTATCTCTGGGGAAAATATAAAGACTCCTCAATATTAGCAGGAGTTTTAATGAATATAGGTTATGATTATTATAATCTGAAAGATTACAGCAATGCCTTGAATTCACTTGCGAGAGCATTGAATATCTCACGCATATTGGAATATGATGCATATATCGGATACGCGCAAGGATTGATTTCTCTGGTCCTGAATGCTCAGCAAAAATATTCAGATGCGGCAAAATATGCTGATTCAGCTCTTTCTATTTCTTTACGTCTCGGGCAGAAGCAAGATGAGGGTGCCGCATATTATAAACTTGGAATGATATTTTTGAATTCCGGGTATCCTGAAAAAGCAATCGACAATCTTAATAAAGCAGCGTTTATTTTTCGTAAGCTCGGAACACCGGAACGGGAAGGCATGGTCTATTATCAAATGATGCGTGCCTTCATCAAATCTCGCAAACCTTCAACGGCAATCATATATGGAAAGAGTGCTGTCAATATTCTCCAATTAATTAGAGCCAGCATTAAATCTCTTGATAAAGACCTGCAGCATGATTATCTCAGATCGAAAGAAAATGTCTACCGGGAACTTGCTGAGTTGTTGATAAAACAAAGTCGTTATCCCGAAGCGCAGCAAATAATGAATATGCTAAAAGAGGAAGAGTATTTTGAGTATATTCGCGGTGAAGCTCAGGATACTATATCACTTAACTTGCAAGCAGTTTTTTCTCAATTGGAAAATAATCAATCAGAGAATATTAATAATATATTAGATAGTCTAGCTTCCTATAGCTTGGAGTTTTATCAGCTTCGTACCAAATCTTTGCTAAATGATGAACAAAATAAAAGATATTATCTTTTGCTTGACAGGATTAGACGCTCAAATGAGAAATACAATATGTTTCTCGATGAATTGGAAGATAAATTATCCTCTTCTCCTGAGCAAATGCCCAAAATAAAAGATCTCAGAGAAACCGAAAACCTGGTTGAAGTCCTCAGAAAATTAGGACCCCGCACCGTTGCAATCTATACGATAATGGAAGAGTCAAAACTCAATTTAATTCTAATGACAGGTGAAGTAAATAAATGGAAAGGAGTCTCTGTCAGTTCAAACCTCCTTAATAAAGATATAGATTTATTTATATCTCAACTCCGCGATCCCAAACAAGATCCGGTTCCAATGGCGAAAAAGATGTACGATCTGATTATCAGACCATTTGAAGCAGATCTCAAACGGATGAATGCAGACGAAATTCTCTGGTCACTTGATGGTAAATTACGTTATGTTCCTATCTCCGCTCTCCATAATGGAAAAAATTTTATGGTTGATCTATATCGGAATATCATTATCATCCCAAGAAATATTGGGTGGCTTCTCGATAAAGAGCATAAACAATGGGAAATACTTGGATTTGGAGTCTCGAAACCCCACGGTGAATTCCGCTCGCTACCATCTGTGTATGATGAACTTGCCGGGATAGTAAAGGGCAAACATAATTCGACCGGAAACGGATTTATCCCCGGATATGTGAAACTTGATGAGAAATTCACGCTTAATACAATGCTGAGCGACCTAAGAAATCCTGCACCGATAGTCCATGTTGCAAGTCATTTCAAACTTGCACCCGGTGATTTCACAAATTCATTTTTATTGCTCGGAGACGGTTCAATTCTGACGATGCAAGAATTTAAGAATCTACCCAAAGTATTCTCAGGTGTCGATCTCTTCACTCTCTCTGCGTGCAATACTGCCATGGGAACTTCTGCAAACGGTGGGGAGGTTGAAAACTTTGCCACACTCGCGCAACGTCAGGGAGCAAAAGTTATCTTGGCTACTTTATGGCCCGTGCAGGATAATAGCACAGCCGAATTGATGAAACATTTTTATCGATTCAAATATGAAAATAATAAACTATCTATAGCAGAAGCTTTACAAAATGCTCAGCTATTCTTACTTAATGGCAATATTGCAAAATCAGAAAATCAATCCCAAAGCTCAGCAAATTCACTCCATCAGAAATACTCCCATCCATACTATTGGGCTCCGTTTATACTTATCGGGAATAGTCAATAG